The DNA sequence TCGCCCAATTTGGGTTCCTTTCCTTCGCTGCGTCCGGAGTACCTGGTTCAGGCTGCTCCGCATCCGCCCGACACTGCTGCGCTGAGCCGTAAGGCCCGCAAGCTCACTTCTTTGGAGGTCGCGTGGGACGAATCTCCACGTGACTCACCAACGTCCGATCAGGCATCGCCAGGATCATTGCTACCGCTTCGGCCACATCCTCGGCGCCAATCTTCCACTCCGCCTTGCCCGCCCGGCCAAAATCCGTATTCACGCTGCCTGGTAACACCGTGGTTACCTTCACACCCTCATATCGGTGATCCAGCAGAATTGCTTCAGTCATTCCGCACAATCCGAACTTCGAGGCGTTGTAGGCTGCCCCACCGGCGAAGGCGTTCTTGCCCGCCAGGCTGGCGATGTTCACAATCCATCCGCCGCCCTGCTGCCGCATCCGCGGCAACGCATGGTGGCAACAGTTGTAAACGCCCGTTAAGTTCGTGCCGATCACTGTTTGCCATTCCTCTGGCGCCATCGCGGCCAGATCCTTGAAGATCCCCACGCCGGCGTTGTTCACTAAAATATCAAGCACGCCGACTTCCATATCCAACCACTCAAACAGGGACCGTACTTGCTCTTCACTCCCAACATCGGCTACTCGGCCTGTAACCATGAGGGCGAAAGTACTGTGGGCCGTTCGGATCTCCTCCAAGGCGCGGTCCACGCCCTCCTGAGAACGGCCGCAGAAGGCCACTTTGGCCCCGGCGGCGAGCAGACGCTCGACCACCGCGCGGCCGATGCCCCGGCTTCCGCCGGTGACAAGTGCTGTTTTTCCCTTCAGATTCAGTGTCATGCTGACATGTTCCCATTCTGGCGGCAGGGGCCGCCGCGATATACTCAAAGCGTGCCGGCGAAATCTTCCACTCGTGGTGGTGTATGGCCGAGATGAGCCTTTTCTGGCTGCGGGTCGCCGCGGTGCTCTATGCGGCCGGTCTTGTGCACACGTTTCTCACCGTTTTGCGGCGGGGCGGCCGGTTCTTTCCCTACGCCTTGGCCGCCTTTCATGTTGGCGTGGTGCTTCATTTCGTGTCGTTTGTCGAGCATAGTGTCGAACTGAGACACCTGGCGGCGAATAACTTCTACGAAACCGCTTCTTTGTGCGCCCTGATCTTCGCGGTTGTCTATCTCTTCATGGAGTGGCGCTACCACTTTGCGATCCTCAGTATCTTTATTTTCCCACTCGTGTCGCTGCTGACCATGATCTCGGCCATGGGGGCGCCCATGGCGTCGTGGGAGGATGTCCGGGTTCGCAACGCCTGGCTCATCGCGCATATCGTACTGGTTCTGGTGGGCTATGCCGGATTGCTGCTAAGTGCTGGAGCCGCCGTGTTTTATCTCCTTCAGGAGCGCCGCCTGAAGCGCAAGCACGGCAATAGCGAAGACTTCATTTCGATGGTGACGC is a window from the uncultured Paludibaculum sp. genome containing:
- a CDS encoding SDR family oxidoreductase produces the protein MTLNLKGKTALVTGGSRGIGRAVVERLLAAGAKVAFCGRSQEGVDRALEEIRTAHSTFALMVTGRVADVGSEEQVRSLFEWLDMEVGVLDILVNNAGVGIFKDLAAMAPEEWQTVIGTNLTGVYNCCHHALPRMRQQGGGWIVNIASLAGKNAFAGGAAYNASKFGLCGMTEAILLDHRYEGVKVTTVLPGSVNTDFGRAGKAEWKIGAEDVAEAVAMILAMPDRTLVSHVEIRPTRPPKK
- the ccsA gene encoding cytochrome c biogenesis protein CcsA, yielding MSLFWLRVAAVLYAAGLVHTFLTVLRRGGRFFPYALAAFHVGVVLHFVSFVEHSVELRHLAANNFYETASLCALIFAVVYLFMEWRYHFAILSIFIFPLVSLLTMISAMGAPMASWEDVRVRNAWLIAHIVLVLVGYAGLLLSAGAAVFYLLQERRLKRKHGNSEDFISMVTPERLPPLETLDTLITRSMSVGFVAVTLAVVAGSSWASIEYGTRWISEAKIVVSLVTWGFYLLMVFLRISAGWRGRKAAVLSLTVLGFAAITWAAHVGLRPLLAK